The Ostrea edulis unplaced genomic scaffold, xbOstEdul1.1 scaffold_68, whole genome shotgun sequence region ATGAAGTGCAATGGTGCAATGTAAGATACACAAAATATGGGACATTCTGGGTGACTGATAAGATAATTTTTACCTTTAGAATGGTAAGGACTCATTAGAGATATGGCCCGTATTACTTAACAAGATGTACTGGTAAACACGGTTGACCTTGCCGGTGTTTAGATTGTGTGACCTTGCCGGTGTTTAGATTGTGTGTCATGCACGGGAACAATGATTTCATAAGGCTGACCAGATTATTAAACATGTAATTGACTGTTTGAAAAAGATTATAATGACATGGCTTAAGCTGAGTCAAACACAATGGAGGATTTATCACCAGCACTTCCTGTTTAAAACAAGGTTTATACTGTGTCTATACTGTCAGCTGTTGAATTACCTTGTATATGGTTGAATGAAGTCCACAGGTATGGAAACCACTGAAGCAATGTATGCTTAAAGATTAAATTCCTTTCTAAGTCATGCTGGTTTTAATTCAGTGTGGCAAATGTCCGGGTGTTATAGATATATAAGCTCAATCCATTTTCCTGCATGCTGCTTTCCATTAGCAGAACTTTCCTTTGAGAAATTCTGATGTGTTAGTAAAATTATCCAACATACCGGTATATTGACAATACCTGTATAATATTacattactgtacatgtatatatagggaATTAAATTAAGGTGGCTCTTTACACcaacattttatttaatgacTTTCATTAAAGCATCTCATATGAGGTACATGTACTGATTTCGCCATCAATTTGTTCATCTCTTTGTATTTACACTGTTTTGTAATATCTTTTGCTTTTTCAATGTGTAATATTTCTTGATTAAAGCACTGATCTTTTAATTCCACATAGAGAAGTTGATTTACAAAGTACCCCCATGATACCACCTCAACATTTACTCCTTGAATATTCATAATATGAAATTATCAACTCctgaatttataaaaaaaaaaacaaagatttCTCAAATTTACTATAGGTGATATAAATGCCATCATGGCAGAGAAATGGGTTGTTCTCAGTAAACCAAGAATGAGGAAAATGACTGTAATATGCTTAACCGATTCACGCTGGGCTTGTCTAAGCAATGTTTATAGTTGTTTACCCAATTGACATGGGCTTGAATTGATAATGTTCATGTCTTACCCAATTGACACTGGACTTAACTGGGTAATGTTCATTGATATTGCTTACCAACTTGGCACTTGAAGCAGCATAATGTTGCTCAGTCTAGCCCAATGTCAAATTGGTAAGCAACTGCACATTACCTAATTAAGTCCCAGTGTCAGTTGGGTAAAGCAACTGAACAAGGGCTTGACTAGGCAATTTTCAGTTGCTTACCCAACTGACACTGGGCTTGACTTGGCAATTTTCAATTGCTTACCCAACTGACACTGGGCTTGACTGGGCAATTTTCAGTTGCTTACCCAACTGACACTGGGCTAGACTGGGCAATTTTAAGTTGCTTACCCAACTGACACTGGGCTTGACTGGGCAATTTTCGGTTGCTTACCCAACTGACACTGGGCTTGACTGGGCAATTTTCAGTTGCTTACCCAACTGACACTGGGCTAGACTGGGCAATTTTCGGTTGCTTCCCCAACTGACACTGGGCTTGACTGAGTGATGGATGTTCTGTTGCTTACCTGAGTCACACTGGGCTTGACTGGGCAATTTTCGGTTGCTTACCCAACTGACACTGGGCTTGACTGGGCAATTTTCAGTTGCTTACCCAACTGACACTGGGCTAGACTGGGCAATTTTCGGTTGCTTCCCCAACTGACACTGGGCTTGACTGAGTGATGGATGTTCTGTTGCTTACCTGAGTCACACTGGGCTTGACTGGGCAATTTTCGGTTGCTTACCCAACTGACACTGGGCTTGACTGGGCAATTTTCAGTTGCTTACCCAACTGACACTGGGCTAGACTGGGCAATTTTCGGTTGCTTCCCCAACTGACACTGGGCTTGACTGAGTGATGAATGTTCTGTTGCTTACCTGAGTCACACTGGGCTTGACTGGGAAACTTTCTGTTATTGACAAAAATTCCATCAATGACATAAAATCTTTAACAGGttaaacatatatttatataacaatattCTTTTGTAATTTTTACCGCAGTTTACTCATTTTCCTTATCAAGATAATAGGGCTCACAGCATATGTGACTGGTGAACAGGAAATACTTACTCCTTCTTttgcacctgattccacctctgatgtTTCCGGGGGGTCCATATTTGCCCtgctattaatttttttattttttataggatttaggAGATAGATCACtgatcattatcttcacttttttctaTTTTGTAGTCATCTGTGGTGTTTGGTAGGGAGTTCTGTAACCCTGTAGGTCTAGCTGCTGGTTTTGACAAAGATGGAGAAGCAGTCAAAGGCCTAAAGAAGATGGGTTTTGGTTTTATAGAAATAGGCAGCATAACACCCAAACCTCAGCCAGGAAACCCCCGACCACGCGTGTTCAGACTGACAGAGGATAAAGCTGTAATCAACAGGTATCAACACTTCATGGTGGGGAACCAGTTCCATAACATATAACTGTCTGATGGGGAAGCAGTTCattaacataattatattactGTCTGATGATTAAGTTTAATCACATGCTGCAAAGTATCCATCAACCTTATACACCAAAATATTTAGATTGTTTGCCCCCCATTACCTGAACTCGAACAGAATTCATAAATTCTTTAACCTTCAGTATGCTAATGGTAAATACCCAAAATGTAGGACCTCATTGATTCAGACATGTTAAAATCAACTGGACATTTAGCAAAAGTAAATTTGTAGGTATGGCTTCAACAGCGAGGGTCACGAGGCAGTTTTCAACCGACTCAAAGACAGAATTACAGCAGAAAAAGGTATAGTGGACTGAATAACTGTACAATATGATAGGCTGACTGAATAACTGTACAATAGGCTGACTAGATAACTATACAATACAACAGGCTGACTAAATAACTGTACAATAGGTTGAGTAAATAACTGTGCAATAGGTTGAGTAAATAACTGCAATAGGATGACTAAATAACTGTACAATAGGTTGAGTAAATAACTGTGCAATAGGCTGACTAAATAACTGTACAATAGGTTGAGTAAATAACTGTGCAATAGGCTGACTAAATAACTGTACAATAGGTTGAGTAAATAACTGCAATAGGATGACTAAATAACTGTACAAAAGACTGACTAAATAACTGTACAATAGCCTGACTAAATAACTGTACAATAGGCTAACTAAGTAAATAACTGTACAATAATTTGACTAAATAACTGTACAATACAACAGGTTGACTAAATAACTACAATACAACAGATTGACTAAATAACTACAGTATAATAAACTCACTAAATAACTGCAATAGGCTGATTAAATAACTATACAATAAGATGACTAAATAACTGTACAATACAACAGGTTGACTAAATAACTGTACAATAGGCTGACTAAATAGTTGTACAATATGATAGTCTGACTAAATAACTGAACAGTACAATAGGCTGCCTAAATAACTGTACAATACAACAGGCTGACTAAATAACTGTACAATATGATGGTCTGACTAAATTAGTGTACAATACAATAATAACTGAACAGTACAATAGGCTGCCTAAATAACTGTACAATAGTCTGACTAAATAACTGTACAATAGTCTGACTGAATAACTGTACAATAGACTGACTAAATAACTGTACAATACAATAGTCTGACTAAGTAACTATACAATACAATAAAGTGACTAGCTTACacaatataaaatttcattattaGGCAGACTGAAATACAAGTATCTAGAATGTTCTGTTGGTAACATCAATCAGCAGAAAAAATGGCTGTCAGTAAGTGGCATCTGATCTGTGTTTTACAGATGAATGTCTACTGGGTGTTAATCTGGGTAAAAACAAGACTTCTAGTGATCCTGTAGGTGACTACACAGAAGGTGTTCAGAAGTTCAGCAGACTAGCAGATTATCTAGTAGTCAATATTTCTAGTCCAAACACACCGGGTCTTCGAGACTTACAGGGGAAACAGAGGCTGGAGGAGCTATTAGACAAGGTAGGAGTCCCTGGAAGGTAAAGGGGAaattagtccgaaatatctgacgttttcctggcttttttatgattttaatatttacCGTGCCAAGAAAACATCAGAATCGGCACcattatgtaaactggaaattcgccgcctccagctggaggtggcattctcgggccgattttaaatactttggaatcgaattcaatgttaaactcataattaatcaatacaaCGATGCTTTtcgtacttactaatatcgattaaaagatAATATCACTCCAAAATTTGATAACAGAAGCACACtattgtagtcaaccgaattttcactGTCATTTGAGCGAACGAGTTACGTGACTCAAAAAAAATCtcgacagtttgttaaaatgttttcaagagactgtttatgtgatgaaagaacccataaaatcgatattagtaagtacaagaagcatcgttttattgtttaattatgagtttaacattgaattcggctcACAAGTATTGAAATtcggcccgagaatgccgcctccaggaGGAGGCGTCGAAATTTCCAGTTTAtgtaatggcgccggttctgacggtttcctggcacggtaaatatcaaaatcataaaaaagccaggaaaacgtcagatatttcagACCAAGGGGAAATGTGTGTCGGTGCTTTGTCAGGTGATTCCAACATTCAGGAACTGAAGTCATAGCAGCCCTAGCGAAGGTCGAGtaacatgtttaatttattaaattattgatTCTATATAACAAATAGATGATAAAATAGTGAAGAAATGTTAATTGTACTGTTAGCTTGCacaatgattgatttcattttattcattaaactGAGTAATCTTGTAACTGGAGCAGGTGATTGAGAAGAGAGATGAGATGGAGGTGAGGAAACCACTCCTAGTCAAAATTGCCCCAGATCTGACGGAACAGGACAAAGCTGATATAGCATCTGTGATCTCCTCCAAGAAGGTACTGCAAGAGTTATCTTCCTTTCCACATATATTACTGCTATA contains the following coding sequences:
- the LOC125670733 gene encoding dihydroorotate dehydrogenase (quinone), mitochondrial-like, which encodes MSDVAAKLARSAKRLKDMAIIIPGAFITFAGYSIYEGNEKFYREIVMPLTHKCFDAETAHRLGILAAKYNIVPRKQKKPDSPILSSVVFGREFCNPVGLAAGFDKDGEAVKGLKKMGFGFIEIGSITPKPQPGNPRPRVFRLTEDKAVINRYGFNSEGHEAVFNRLKDRITAEKDECLLGVNLGKNKTSSDPVGDYTEGVQKFSRLADYLVVNISSPNTPGLRDLQGKQRLEELLDKVIEKRDEMEVRKPLLVKIAPDLTEQDKADIASVISSKKGDVNGLIVSNTTVKRPTHLKNPHKNEQGGLSGQPLADMSNKTIADMYRLTKGR